Proteins encoded by one window of Salmonirosea aquatica:
- a CDS encoding RraA family protein, translated as MKQLFLLVSLFSIYGLSISSHAQSVQATKEAIAAYSQEWKGERSADGRPRVSDDLVRRARNISLEEAWGVLRNEGYHNQFVGDWKIMRPEQPMAGRALTVTYLPSRPDMENPIKEQGKKEKRSGASNSWPIDMLQEGDIYIADGFGKIQDGTLIGDNLGNSIYAKSKNGVIFDGSVRDLEGLKAIEGFNAWVRGYDPSYIQGMVVGCINCPTRIGRATVLPGDLILAKEEGIVFIPAHLAEKVVVNSEFISLKDKFGHLRLREGKYTPGEIDTRWTDTIKADFLKWVADNPKEVPMTKQQLDEFLKGRTW; from the coding sequence ATGAAGCAATTATTCCTACTCGTAAGCCTTTTTAGTATTTACGGCCTTTCGATATCCAGCCATGCGCAATCGGTTCAGGCCACAAAAGAGGCCATCGCAGCTTACTCTCAGGAATGGAAAGGGGAGCGCTCGGCCGATGGACGCCCGCGCGTATCGGACGACCTCGTGCGCCGCGCCCGCAATATTTCGCTCGAAGAAGCCTGGGGGGTACTGCGCAACGAAGGGTACCACAACCAGTTTGTGGGTGACTGGAAAATCATGCGCCCCGAACAACCGATGGCGGGCCGCGCCCTGACGGTAACTTACCTACCTTCGCGGCCCGATATGGAAAACCCGATCAAAGAGCAGGGTAAAAAAGAAAAACGCAGCGGCGCCAGCAACTCCTGGCCCATCGATATGCTGCAGGAAGGCGATATTTATATTGCCGACGGCTTTGGCAAAATTCAGGATGGTACCCTGATTGGTGACAACCTGGGCAACTCAATTTATGCCAAATCGAAAAACGGCGTTATTTTTGACGGCTCGGTGCGCGACCTGGAAGGCCTAAAAGCCATCGAGGGGTTCAACGCCTGGGTGCGCGGCTACGATCCGTCCTACATTCAGGGCATGGTGGTGGGCTGCATCAACTGCCCTACCCGGATCGGACGCGCCACGGTGCTTCCGGGCGATCTGATTCTGGCCAAGGAGGAAGGCATTGTCTTTATTCCGGCGCATCTGGCTGAGAAAGTGGTTGTTAATTCAGAATTCATTTCGTTGAAAGATAAATTCGGCCACCTGCGGCTCCGCGAAGGCAAGTATACCCCTGGCGAAATCGATACCCGTTGGACCGATACCATCAAGGCGGATTTTTTGAAATGGGTAGCCGACAACCCCAAAGAGGTACCTATGACCAAGCAGCAGCTGGATGAGTTCCTGAAAGGTCGTACGTGGTAG
- a CDS encoding bifunctional heptose 7-phosphate kinase/heptose 1-phosphate adenyltransferase: MQESEVHYIFEKISSLRVGVIGDFAVDFYYDLQKKTGEISLETRREVWWGRQPRTSLGAAGNVVQNLAALGVGTLKVFGAVGRDVYGREMLHLMQKLGVDTAGIRIQDEGWETCAYTKPLHQGTELNRVDFGTHNLLSKEGFEKILKSLKAQMAHLDILIINQQFASPLITQERVELLNTLATVYPQVYILADMRTYGLALRGMTLKVNTEEMGRLLEVAGHESWTTDECTFYGHQLSDHVQGPVLITRGEQGMQYVHASGVHQSAALTLEGELDTVGAGDTSVAAFAACAGARVPVLETLALANLAAAVTVQKINQTGTATRDEIIELIRTV, encoded by the coding sequence ATGCAGGAAAGCGAAGTCCATTATATTTTTGAAAAAATAAGCAGCCTGCGGGTTGGCGTGATTGGTGATTTTGCCGTGGATTTTTATTATGACCTGCAAAAAAAAACGGGTGAAATTTCCCTCGAAACCCGACGGGAGGTGTGGTGGGGACGCCAGCCGCGCACTTCGCTCGGGGCCGCGGGCAATGTGGTGCAGAACCTGGCCGCCCTGGGTGTAGGTACCCTGAAGGTATTCGGAGCTGTGGGGCGGGATGTCTATGGCCGCGAAATGCTGCATCTGATGCAGAAGCTGGGCGTGGATACCGCCGGAATCCGGATACAGGACGAAGGCTGGGAAACCTGCGCCTACACCAAGCCACTGCACCAGGGTACCGAGCTCAACCGCGTGGACTTCGGCACTCACAACCTACTCAGCAAAGAGGGCTTTGAAAAAATCCTGAAAAGTCTGAAAGCCCAGATGGCGCATCTGGACATCCTGATCATCAATCAGCAGTTTGCCTCGCCCCTCATAACCCAGGAGCGCGTGGAGTTGCTGAACACCCTGGCCACCGTGTACCCACAGGTGTATATTCTGGCCGACATGCGTACCTACGGGCTGGCCTTGCGCGGCATGACGCTGAAAGTAAATACCGAAGAAATGGGCCGCCTCCTGGAAGTAGCAGGACACGAAAGCTGGACCACCGACGAATGTACCTTTTACGGGCATCAACTCTCCGACCACGTGCAGGGTCCGGTGCTGATCACGCGCGGCGAACAAGGCATGCAGTACGTACACGCCAGCGGCGTACACCAGAGTGCGGCCCTGACGCTGGAAGGCGAACTGGACACCGTCGGCGCGGGCGATACCAGCGTAGCAGCTTTCGCAGCTTGCGCCGGAGCCAGGGTACCTGTGCTGGAAACACTGGCCCTGGCCAATCTGGCGGCCGCCGTCACGGTCCAGAAAATCAACCAGACGGGTACCGCCACCCGGGACGAAATCATTGAACTGATCCGCACAGTTTAA
- a CDS encoding AGE family epimerase/isomerase yields the protein MKKLQTYRDEAYHHLTQELLPFWETRCVDRENGGFITHFDKDGNDSGEDEKSLIAQSRTVFTFSSAHRAGYGDGRFADIARHGVDFMLNTMWDPEHGGFYWLMNRKGEVTIDEKIVYGHSFAIYSLSEYTLATGDPRGLEYAEKVFDLLQKYAVDTYYGGYFEMFHRDWTLKGPGSAGGDRKTLDAHMHLMEAFTTLYEASGREIHRRKLLEMIELLIHRVTHPEYGTGIPQFWADWRVAPQIKFDIIWGWDRFSEDGQKSAAEDNTSYGHNVEFAWLLMHALDVLGIPYSQYENQLLQSFRHAIAHGIDWEYGGVYVEGSHAGEVYDREKEFWQQAEVLIGMLDAYRVYGDEKYLEAYDATHRFVFDKMIAHEVGEWKPLLTRQGEPIWTHMSHSWKVNYHSVRAMVQSIVRLDKLLAQ from the coding sequence TTGAAAAAACTGCAAACCTACCGCGACGAAGCTTACCATCATCTGACTCAGGAACTACTCCCCTTCTGGGAAACCCGCTGCGTGGACCGGGAGAACGGTGGCTTCATCACCCACTTCGATAAAGACGGAAACGACTCCGGCGAAGATGAAAAATCACTTATCGCCCAAAGCCGTACGGTATTCACCTTCTCTTCGGCCCACCGGGCAGGTTACGGCGACGGTCGCTTTGCCGACATTGCCCGCCACGGCGTCGATTTCATGCTCAATACAATGTGGGATCCGGAACATGGTGGCTTCTACTGGCTGATGAACCGCAAGGGCGAGGTCACGATCGACGAGAAAATCGTGTACGGCCACAGCTTTGCCATCTACTCCCTCAGTGAATATACCCTGGCCACGGGCGACCCGCGCGGTCTGGAATACGCCGAAAAAGTTTTTGACCTGCTGCAAAAATATGCCGTGGATACCTACTACGGCGGGTACTTTGAAATGTTCCACCGCGACTGGACGCTCAAAGGGCCCGGCTCGGCGGGCGGCGACCGTAAAACGCTCGATGCCCACATGCACCTCATGGAAGCATTCACGACCCTCTACGAAGCCAGCGGCCGGGAAATTCACCGCCGCAAGCTGTTGGAAATGATCGAGCTGCTGATCCATAGAGTTACGCACCCCGAATACGGAACGGGCATCCCGCAGTTCTGGGCCGACTGGCGCGTGGCGCCGCAGATCAAGTTCGACATCATTTGGGGCTGGGACCGGTTCAGTGAGGACGGTCAAAAGAGCGCCGCCGAGGACAATACGTCTTACGGCCACAATGTAGAATTTGCCTGGCTGCTCATGCACGCCCTCGACGTGCTGGGCATTCCGTATAGCCAGTACGAAAACCAGCTTCTGCAATCGTTCCGGCACGCCATCGCGCACGGCATCGACTGGGAGTACGGTGGCGTGTACGTGGAAGGTTCCCACGCGGGTGAAGTGTACGACCGCGAAAAAGAATTCTGGCAGCAGGCCGAGGTACTCATCGGGATGCTGGATGCCTACCGGGTGTATGGCGACGAAAAGTACCTGGAAGCCTACGACGCCACGCATCGGTTCGTTTTCGATAAGATGATCGCGCACGAAGTAGGCGAATGGAAGCCGCTGCTGACCCGACAGGGTGAACCCATCTGGACGCACATGAGCCATTCATGGAAAGTCAACTACCACAGCGTGCGGGCCATGGTGCAGAGCATCGTGCGGCTGGATAAGTTACTGGCTCAGTAA
- a CDS encoding MarC family protein: MVEAIKTFFFMIAVIDPIGSIPVFLEATKQFNNKEKKKIALRASVIAALILVFFIVVGQVIMEAMHISLDAFQISGGVILFLFALTMVFGEGKPAEEKHLIKDYKHVTIFPIALPSLASPGAIMAVVLLTDNHLYTIEEQALTTLNVLLVMSLTCFLLLTASKIQDRIGESAITVISKIMGLILASFAMQSILSGIKGSFNL, encoded by the coding sequence ATGGTTGAAGCGATAAAGACCTTTTTTTTCATGATCGCCGTTATTGACCCGATTGGCTCCATACCCGTGTTCCTGGAGGCCACCAAACAATTTAACAATAAAGAAAAAAAGAAAATCGCCTTGCGGGCCAGCGTCATTGCGGCTCTGATCCTCGTATTCTTCATTGTGGTTGGCCAGGTGATTATGGAAGCCATGCACATTTCGCTGGATGCCTTCCAGATTTCCGGGGGCGTCATTCTGTTCCTGTTTGCCCTTACCATGGTTTTTGGAGAAGGTAAGCCGGCCGAAGAAAAGCACCTGATCAAGGATTACAAGCACGTCACTATCTTTCCCATCGCCCTTCCTTCGCTGGCCTCGCCCGGAGCCATTATGGCGGTGGTACTTCTCACCGATAACCACCTATACACGATCGAGGAGCAAGCGCTCACTACCCTGAATGTACTATTAGTAATGAGCCTTACCTGCTTTTTATTATTGACAGCCAGCAAGATACAGGATCGTATCGGTGAGTCGGCCATTACGGTCATCAGTAAGATCATGGGGTTGATTCTGGCCTCTTTTGCCATGCAGAGCATTCTGTCGGGCATCAAAGGCTCTTTTAACTTATAG
- a CDS encoding CsbD family protein → MNEQTIKGNWNEMKGKLKQKYGELTDDDLTYAEGKEDETWGKIQQKVGKTKDEIKKEIADL, encoded by the coding sequence ATGAACGAGCAAACCATAAAAGGAAATTGGAACGAAATGAAAGGTAAGTTGAAGCAAAAGTATGGCGAACTTACCGACGACGACCTAACCTACGCCGAAGGAAAAGAAGACGAAACCTGGGGTAAAATCCAGCAGAAAGTAGGCAAAACCAAAGACGAAATCAAGAAAGAAATAGCCGACCTATAA
- a CDS encoding phosphatidylglycerol lysyltransferase domain-containing protein, whose translation MSTRPLTFITQKGLPYLRENAKSIGQFILTIFFVGLGIWFIKHEQAELGQVRQLLVTASGQWVAAGIALTVAYLIIQGLMYVASFAAIGSRVPLYDAVILFLKRNFVSVFLPAGGISSLAFFTSDLTKKGVSKSQIHFASSIYAFVGILSVVVVALPAFGYALVQGTLGTGEWVALLGIIALVAGLYGLYRSILAKGFLYEKLIRYFPAAELYIEDLLGNRIDRRHFALTVFYSVLIELVGVAHVYIAMVALRLEPSLFAALMSYIVAVIFLIISPFLRGLGAIEVSMSFILVRFGYTEAAAVSVTFLFRFLEFWLPLFAGAASFLLKINKLLLRIFPALLLFVLGVVNIVSVLTPAINQRLSFLKGVLPTDAIEASNFFVLIAGLFLLVTAAFMLKGLRMAWYFAVVLCGLSIVGNITKAIDYEEAIFSFVTLLILLVSRREYYVKNNRKLGIIGVQTTLLSCAAVVLYGCIGFYFLDRKHFINDFSLGESIRYTVQNFFLIGCRDLVPQDAFAQRFLYSINISGFLCLAFLIYTLVRPYIIKAAVEDEDLEWARTVLQQHGCTALDHFKTYFDKIIFKPDHLDCFIAYRVTGSYAVALEGPVGPRESWRACVIAFNKFCRESGLKSLYYRVPEENLALFPKKKKILLGQEAVMDLISFSLEGGAKKSIRNALKKVSEKGYQARVYQPPINDGLLQKLKSVSDEWLADTERSEIVFSQGMFLWDELKQQTILTVENPEEKIVAFLNVIPDYAPGEGTYDLIRKTKDAPGGVIDFITVELFRYLKSAGYTSVNLGFAPMSGIADPQNLPERSMKFAYEKIRSFGHYKGLRDFKDKFAPTWHNKYLVFNDDYDLFNITTVLAKVIKP comes from the coding sequence TTGTCCACAAGACCACTTACCTTCATCACCCAAAAGGGACTCCCCTACCTCCGCGAGAATGCCAAAAGTATCGGTCAGTTTATCCTGACTATTTTCTTTGTCGGCCTGGGAATCTGGTTTATCAAACACGAGCAGGCCGAGCTGGGGCAGGTCAGGCAGTTGCTGGTCACTGCTTCGGGGCAATGGGTGGCAGCGGGCATCGCACTTACGGTAGCCTACCTCATCATTCAGGGCCTGATGTACGTAGCGTCCTTTGCGGCCATTGGTAGCCGGGTACCGCTCTACGACGCCGTGATTCTATTCCTGAAACGTAATTTCGTCAGCGTATTCCTGCCCGCGGGCGGCATTTCGTCCCTGGCTTTTTTTACAAGCGACCTTACCAAAAAAGGCGTCAGCAAATCCCAGATCCACTTTGCGTCTTCCATTTATGCCTTTGTGGGCATCCTGTCGGTTGTGGTGGTTGCGCTGCCGGCCTTTGGGTACGCGCTGGTCCAGGGTACCCTGGGTACGGGCGAGTGGGTTGCTCTGCTCGGAATTATCGCCCTGGTAGCCGGACTGTACGGCTTGTACCGTTCCATTCTGGCCAAAGGCTTTCTCTACGAGAAACTGATCCGGTACTTCCCGGCGGCGGAACTCTACATCGAGGATTTGCTGGGCAACCGGATCGATCGCCGGCACTTTGCGCTGACGGTTTTTTACAGTGTCCTCATCGAACTGGTCGGCGTCGCGCATGTGTACATTGCGATGGTGGCCCTGCGGCTCGAGCCTTCCCTATTCGCCGCGCTGATGAGTTACATTGTGGCCGTTATTTTTCTTATCATCTCGCCTTTTTTGCGCGGGTTGGGTGCCATCGAGGTATCCATGAGCTTTATCCTGGTGCGCTTCGGCTATACCGAGGCCGCCGCCGTATCGGTCACGTTCCTGTTCCGCTTTCTCGAGTTCTGGCTGCCGCTGTTTGCCGGGGCGGCGAGTTTTCTGTTGAAAATCAACAAACTGCTGCTGCGCATTTTCCCGGCTTTGCTATTGTTCGTGCTGGGGGTAGTCAATATCGTGTCGGTGCTGACGCCCGCGATCAACCAGCGGCTGAGTTTTCTGAAAGGGGTACTCCCCACCGATGCCATCGAAGCCTCCAACTTCTTTGTGCTGATCGCCGGACTGTTTCTGCTCGTCACGGCAGCTTTTATGCTCAAAGGCCTGCGCATGGCCTGGTACTTTGCGGTGGTGCTGTGCGGGCTGTCAATCGTGGGTAATATCACCAAAGCCATCGACTACGAGGAGGCGATTTTTTCCTTTGTCACGCTACTCATCCTGTTGGTTTCCCGCCGCGAGTACTATGTCAAGAACAACCGCAAATTGGGCATCATCGGCGTACAAACCACCCTGCTGAGTTGCGCGGCGGTGGTACTGTATGGCTGCATCGGGTTCTATTTTTTAGACCGTAAACACTTCATCAACGATTTCAGTCTTGGCGAATCCATCCGCTACACGGTACAGAATTTTTTCCTGATCGGCTGCCGCGACCTGGTACCTCAAGATGCCTTCGCGCAGCGATTCCTGTATTCGATCAACATCAGCGGTTTTTTGTGCCTGGCCTTTCTGATCTACACCCTGGTGCGGCCCTACATCATCAAAGCCGCGGTGGAAGACGAGGACCTGGAATGGGCGCGGACAGTCCTGCAACAACACGGATGCACCGCGCTCGATCATTTCAAGACCTATTTTGACAAGATCATTTTCAAACCCGACCACCTCGACTGCTTCATCGCCTACCGGGTTACGGGCAGCTACGCCGTGGCGCTGGAAGGGCCTGTGGGACCGAGGGAATCCTGGCGTGCTTGCGTCATCGCTTTCAACAAATTCTGCCGTGAAAGCGGATTGAAAAGCCTGTACTACCGCGTTCCGGAGGAAAATCTTGCCCTGTTTCCCAAGAAAAAGAAAATCCTGCTTGGACAGGAAGCAGTCATGGACCTCATTTCGTTTTCGCTGGAAGGGGGCGCTAAGAAATCAATCCGAAATGCCCTGAAAAAAGTATCCGAAAAAGGCTATCAGGCCCGGGTGTATCAGCCACCCATCAATGATGGGCTTTTGCAAAAACTCAAATCCGTGTCGGACGAATGGCTGGCTGACACCGAACGTAGCGAAATTGTCTTCTCGCAGGGGATGTTCCTATGGGATGAACTGAAACAGCAGACTATCCTGACGGTGGAGAATCCCGAAGAAAAGATCGTCGCCTTTCTGAACGTGATTCCCGACTATGCACCTGGCGAGGGTACCTATGACCTCATTCGCAAAACCAAAGACGCCCCTGGTGGCGTGATTGATTTCATCACCGTAGAGCTGTTCAGGTACCTCAAATCGGCAGGCTATACGTCAGTCAATCTGGGGTTTGCCCCCATGTCGGGCATCGCCGATCCACAGAACCTGCCCGAGCGCTCCATGAAATTTGCCTATGAGAAAATCCGCTCGTTTGGCCATTACAAAGGACTGCGTGATTTTAAGGATAAATTTGCCCCAACCTGGCACAACAAGTACCTGGTGTTCAATGACGACTATGACTTATTCAATATTACGACTGTTCTGGCTAAGGTGATAAAACCGTAA
- a CDS encoding AcvB/VirJ family lysyl-phosphatidylglycerol hydrolase, with protein sequence MKRVRWVILLVLINQWSIAGSFHLPADLPLTLIPTSVNSEQPLVFFISGDGGWIEFDQKLSETLSRRGMPVVGLDARKYFWKEKTPAQTTAELSAAIAQYMKRWNKKTFVLLGFSFGASIVPFVATRLAPDLQKSLRVVIALSPDERTDFEVHLADMLNLGNNKGHYNVLAEMTRIKDSGLVCLFGHDEDNAVEAKLTQAGIRVAHLPGGHHYDDNYGALAEAISPNTD encoded by the coding sequence ATGAAGAGAGTGAGATGGGTGATTCTTCTGGTTTTGATAAATCAATGGTCTATCGCGGGTTCCTTCCATTTGCCCGCAGACCTACCCTTAACGCTGATCCCGACGTCGGTGAATAGCGAGCAGCCGCTGGTGTTTTTTATTTCGGGGGATGGCGGCTGGATCGAGTTTGACCAAAAGCTGTCGGAAACCCTCTCCCGTCGGGGGATGCCGGTTGTGGGACTGGACGCCAGGAAGTACTTCTGGAAGGAAAAAACGCCTGCCCAAACAACCGCCGAACTGAGCGCGGCCATCGCGCAATACATGAAACGCTGGAACAAAAAGACGTTTGTGCTGCTGGGCTTTTCATTTGGCGCATCCATAGTACCTTTTGTCGCCACTCGGCTGGCACCCGACTTACAAAAATCATTACGGGTAGTCATAGCCCTTTCGCCCGACGAACGGACGGATTTTGAGGTACATCTGGCCGATATGCTCAACCTGGGCAACAACAAGGGCCATTACAATGTACTAGCCGAAATGACCCGAATCAAAGACTCAGGTTTGGTCTGCCTGTTTGGGCACGATGAAGACAATGCCGTGGAAGCCAAACTCACCCAGGCTGGCATCCGGGTAGCCCATTTGCCGGGCGGCCACCACTACGATGACAATTACGGCGCGTTGGCGGAGGCCATTTCCCCGAATACGGATTAG
- a CDS encoding YdcF family protein, with the protein MSQFLKATPICLLFLALSLGLSAQKPGPLATYEPIYGPSVVQLKNFYALSLLESPDASRILLADPALRSLYQQKNDHLSRAVKECGSDVGCYTGTMKFTEDEIKLVSGRLSQLYKADNGLGKLVKDHLIPSGTYILYDSLPLGELLVKAWELEARGLNHVLEVYAEGMKPNYPAIDSIAFNTKSRSFGTLAYDVAELTRQEGNTSLFFSPSLQYALRWLEVNGRDEAADYEPMRFTENKAAFLHARALDSLAAWDKFKYSVILVPGSGPSDPSVALSPVGMLRCRLGALRYFDGLAPFLVVSGGRVHPFKTKYSEAFEMKRYLMEVLHVPEEAIVLEPHARHTTTNLRNTVRLLFHYGMPIGKPCLITTTRSQSLSIGSHAFVERCRRELGYLPYRLGERLSDTDLEFFPSLNSLQIDHDEPLDP; encoded by the coding sequence ATGAGCCAATTCCTCAAAGCGACGCCGATATGCCTGCTGTTCCTAGCGCTGTCCTTAGGTCTGTCTGCCCAGAAACCCGGGCCCCTGGCCACCTATGAACCCATCTACGGGCCGTCAGTTGTTCAATTGAAGAATTTCTATGCCCTCAGTTTGCTGGAAAGCCCGGACGCATCACGGATTCTGCTGGCCGATCCTGCCCTGCGCAGTTTGTATCAGCAGAAAAATGACCACCTCAGTCGGGCGGTGAAGGAATGTGGCAGCGACGTGGGTTGCTATACGGGTACAATGAAATTCACAGAGGATGAAATCAAACTTGTTAGCGGGCGGCTGTCTCAGCTCTATAAAGCAGACAACGGCCTGGGAAAACTGGTAAAAGACCACCTTATTCCTTCGGGTACTTATATCCTCTACGACTCCCTGCCCCTCGGGGAACTGCTGGTCAAAGCCTGGGAACTGGAAGCCCGGGGCCTCAACCACGTCCTGGAAGTGTACGCCGAGGGAATGAAACCCAACTACCCGGCCATCGACTCCATTGCTTTCAATACCAAGTCCCGCAGTTTTGGTACCCTGGCCTACGACGTGGCCGAACTGACCCGACAAGAAGGCAATACCAGTCTGTTCTTTTCCCCCTCCCTCCAATACGCTCTGCGGTGGCTGGAAGTGAATGGCCGCGACGAGGCCGCCGACTACGAGCCCATGCGGTTTACGGAGAACAAGGCTGCTTTTCTGCACGCCAGAGCCCTGGATTCCCTGGCTGCCTGGGACAAATTTAAGTACAGCGTTATCCTGGTACCCGGCTCCGGGCCTTCCGACCCCAGTGTTGCGCTGAGTCCGGTCGGCATGTTGCGCTGCCGCCTGGGGGCGTTGCGGTACTTCGATGGCCTGGCCCCGTTCCTGGTCGTGTCGGGCGGAAGGGTACATCCTTTCAAAACCAAATACAGTGAGGCGTTTGAGATGAAAAGGTACCTTATGGAGGTGTTGCACGTGCCGGAGGAGGCAATCGTCTTGGAGCCCCACGCCCGACATACGACAACGAACCTGCGCAACACCGTCCGGCTGCTATTCCACTACGGCATGCCTATTGGCAAGCCCTGCCTGATCACCACTACCCGCTCCCAAAGCCTGAGCATCGGCTCCCACGCTTTTGTCGAACGCTGCCGCCGCGAACTGGGGTACCTGCCCTACCGCCTGGGGGAGCGGCTGAGCGATACTGATTTGGAGTTTTTTCCTTCTCTGAATTCTTTACAGATCGACCACGACGAACCCCTAGACCCTTAA